The Thalassotalea sp. 273M-4 genome includes a region encoding these proteins:
- the murB gene encoding UDP-N-acetylmuramate dehydrogenase yields MLHNHFPLKQYNSFALEAYAKQALIIENHKQLTSFAENLPEHFYILGGGSNSLFTCDYEGMVVCPRFKGVNVKQDDDYFYIEAASGENWHNLVSYCVEQGMPGLENLALIPGNCGAAPIQNIGAYGIEFATVCDYVKWFDFASKRQRIMSAEQCQFGYRDSVFKHALKGQGIITAIGLKLAKTWQPCLNYQGLNELAEHCSAIDVMNKVIAIRQSKLPDPAVLPNAGSFFKNPVVDKHTYLTLKQNHPEMPAYPNGNDKYKLAAGWLIDQCGLKGKQIGGAAVHKKQALVLVNIDNAQGKDVTDLAKFVKSFVLNKFNINLEPEVRIIAELDEVLL; encoded by the coding sequence ATGTTACATAATCATTTCCCTCTAAAACAGTACAATAGTTTTGCTTTAGAAGCCTATGCCAAACAGGCTTTGATCATTGAAAACCACAAACAATTAACGTCCTTTGCCGAAAATTTGCCTGAGCATTTTTACATCCTTGGTGGTGGTAGCAATAGTTTGTTCACCTGTGACTACGAAGGCATGGTTGTGTGTCCAAGGTTTAAAGGCGTAAACGTAAAGCAGGATGACGACTATTTCTACATTGAAGCGGCAAGCGGTGAGAACTGGCATAATTTAGTCTCCTATTGTGTAGAGCAAGGAATGCCAGGGCTTGAAAACTTAGCTTTGATCCCCGGAAATTGTGGGGCTGCGCCAATTCAAAATATTGGTGCTTACGGTATTGAGTTTGCCACGGTCTGTGATTATGTGAAATGGTTTGATTTTGCTAGTAAACGACAACGAATAATGAGCGCTGAACAATGCCAATTTGGTTATCGCGATAGTGTTTTTAAGCATGCGCTTAAAGGCCAAGGTATCATTACCGCTATCGGCTTAAAGCTGGCAAAAACGTGGCAGCCTTGCTTAAATTATCAGGGCTTGAACGAATTGGCTGAGCACTGTAGCGCGATAGACGTGATGAATAAAGTCATCGCCATTCGTCAAAGTAAATTGCCCGATCCCGCGGTGTTACCTAATGCAGGAAGTTTCTTTAAAAATCCTGTTGTAGATAAACACACTTATCTGACCTTAAAACAAAATCACCCAGAGATGCCAGCTTATCCAAACGGCAACGATAAGTATAAATTGGCTGCCGGTTGGCTAATTGATCAATGCGGTTTAAAAGGCAAACAGATTGGCGGTGCCGCCGTGCATAAAAAACAGGCATTAGTTTTAGTAAATATTGATAACGCTCAAGGAAAAGACGTAACCGATTTGGCAAAATTTGTAAAAAGCTTCGTCCTCAACAAATTTAACATCAATCTTGAACCTGAAGTCAGGATCATCGCAGAATTGGATGAAGTCCTATTATAA
- the hemE gene encoding uroporphyrinogen decarboxylase, protein MTTLKNDTYLRALLRQPVDYTPVWMMRQAGRYLPEYKATRKDAGDFMALCRNTELATEVTLQPLRRFDLDAAILFSDILTIPDAMGLGLYFETGEGPKFERPITCAADVKKIGIPDPEGELQYVMNAVRSIRKGLEGKVPLIGFSGSPWTLATYMVEGGSSKAFTKIKKMMFAEPQVLHMLLDKLADSVISYLNAQIAAGAQSVMVFDTWGGVLSPAMYQEFSLQYMAKIVDGLTRENEGRKVPVTLFTKNGGMWLESIAATGCDAVGLDWTINIEDAKKRVGDKVALQGNMDPSMLYAPKERIEQEVQTILQGYGNEGTGHVFNLGHGIHPDVNPDHAGYFIDAVHKFSKPYHSQK, encoded by the coding sequence ATGACCACTCTTAAAAATGATACCTATTTACGTGCGTTGTTACGTCAACCAGTCGATTACACCCCTGTTTGGATGATGCGCCAAGCTGGTCGTTATTTGCCAGAATATAAGGCAACTCGAAAAGATGCCGGCGATTTTATGGCATTATGTCGTAATACCGAATTGGCTACCGAAGTAACCTTACAACCTTTACGCCGTTTTGATTTAGATGCGGCGATTTTATTCAGTGATATTTTAACCATTCCAGATGCGATGGGCTTAGGGTTGTACTTTGAAACAGGTGAAGGTCCTAAATTTGAGCGACCGATCACTTGTGCTGCAGATGTCAAAAAAATTGGCATTCCAGATCCTGAGGGTGAATTACAATATGTTATGAACGCCGTCCGTTCTATTCGTAAAGGCTTAGAAGGCAAGGTACCCTTAATTGGTTTTTCTGGTAGTCCATGGACACTAGCAACCTACATGGTTGAAGGTGGCTCGTCGAAAGCGTTTACTAAAATTAAGAAAATGATGTTCGCTGAACCACAAGTTCTGCACATGCTATTAGACAAACTTGCCGACTCGGTTATTTCTTACTTGAATGCTCAAATTGCAGCTGGCGCCCAATCTGTGATGGTCTTTGATACTTGGGGTGGGGTCTTATCTCCGGCTATGTATCAAGAGTTTTCATTACAATACATGGCCAAAATTGTCGATGGCTTAACCCGCGAGAATGAAGGTCGTAAAGTTCCTGTCACGCTATTTACCAAAAATGGTGGCATGTGGCTAGAGTCTATTGCAGCAACGGGTTGTGATGCCGTTGGCTTGGACTGGACCATTAATATCGAAGACGCAAAAAAACGCGTGGGTGATAAAGTCGCATTGCAAGGCAATATGGACCCTTCTATGCTGTATGCGCCAAAAGAGCGTATTGAGCAAGAAGTACAAACTATTTTGCAAGGATATGGAAACGAGGGAACCGGTCATGTATTTAATCTTGGCCATGGTATTCACCCAGATGTTAATCCAGATCACGCGGGCTACTTTATCGATGCGGTGCATAAGTTTAGCAAGCCATACCATAGCCAAAAATAG
- a CDS encoding S1/P1 nuclease: MKHLVLILLLNLLSTSAYALGQQGHKMVCELAFKQLSSLQQQTLIEFTEFLTTTDKKQINQRLRRTSDHPVSFADSCIWPDLIKSKPQYVPFKSWHFINVPRNSIKVDTKDCQQNCILHAFDFHHRQLKQALALNLAHEAGEAIRFISHWFGDLHQPMHVSFKSDLGGNRLPVKIENNTLKCHNMHALWDHCLTSFNRRQFEQQVLTYFNQYALQPSDQYNQANLFAWANDTLAITRDSKTQYCVLSPRGYCRKVETPILISPTYIKHNRKILAQQVALAAKRLHSYLKENL, from the coding sequence ATGAAACATCTGGTCCTCATATTGCTGTTAAATCTGCTCTCAACCAGCGCTTATGCCCTTGGTCAACAGGGCCATAAGATGGTATGTGAACTGGCCTTTAAGCAACTCTCCTCCTTGCAACAACAAACCCTTATTGAGTTTACCGAATTTTTAACCACGACTGATAAAAAGCAAATAAACCAGCGCTTGCGACGCACATCAGATCACCCAGTCAGTTTTGCCGACTCGTGTATATGGCCTGATTTGATAAAATCAAAACCTCAATATGTGCCTTTTAAATCTTGGCATTTTATCAATGTGCCACGTAACAGCATCAAGGTAGACACAAAAGACTGTCAACAAAACTGCATATTACATGCCTTTGACTTTCATCATCGACAACTTAAGCAAGCTCTGGCATTAAATCTCGCACACGAGGCAGGCGAAGCGATTCGTTTTATTTCGCATTGGTTTGGCGATTTACATCAGCCGATGCATGTTAGTTTTAAATCGGATTTAGGCGGTAATCGACTCCCTGTAAAGATAGAAAATAACACCTTAAAATGTCATAACATGCACGCTTTGTGGGATCACTGCTTAACATCGTTTAACCGTCGCCAATTTGAGCAGCAGGTTTTAACTTATTTTAACCAGTATGCTCTGCAACCATCAGATCAATATAACCAGGCCAATCTTTTTGCTTGGGCCAATGACACACTGGCGATTACTCGAGATAGCAAAACACAATATTGTGTATTAAGTCCTAGAGGATACTGTCGCAAAGTTGAAACTCCGATCCTCATTAGCCCAACCTACATAAAGCACAATCGTAAGATTCTTGCTCAGCAAGTCGCGCTTGCGGCTAAACGATTACATAGCTACTTAAAAGAAAATTTATAG
- the rsd gene encoding sigma D regulator, whose amino-acid sequence MLNRLEKTQQLWGGSNAAIDAWLAERQDVLVKYCELAGLPPFDGSDALPDNTKIQSFCQLLMDYLSAGHFEVFDHIVSKCEEKGPKSMAIANEVYPKIAKTTDIALSFNDRFAELKEDADLNDFDLNLSALGQLLEERFELEDQLIETLYLHHSPEKA is encoded by the coding sequence ATGCTAAATAGGTTAGAAAAAACACAACAACTATGGGGTGGTTCAAACGCTGCTATCGATGCTTGGCTCGCTGAACGTCAAGATGTGTTGGTGAAGTACTGTGAATTAGCGGGTTTACCACCATTTGATGGCTCTGATGCATTACCCGATAACACCAAAATACAATCATTTTGCCAATTATTGATGGATTACTTATCGGCAGGCCACTTTGAAGTGTTCGACCATATTGTCAGTAAGTGTGAAGAAAAGGGTCCGAAGAGCATGGCGATAGCCAATGAGGTCTACCCTAAAATTGCAAAAACCACCGATATTGCGTTAAGTTTTAATGATCGCTTTGCAGAGCTTAAAGAGGATGCAGACCTTAATGACTTTGATTTAAACCTGTCGGCATTAGGCCAATTACTTGAAGAACGCTTCGAACTTGAAGATCAATTAATTGAAACTCTGTATCTTCACCATAGTCCAGAAAAAGCATAA
- the fkpA gene encoding FKBP-type peptidyl-prolyl cis-trans isomerase has protein sequence MKLILKPTLAAVAVLAVMGCQPKEEKAVVLETEAQKQAYGLGSSIGSYMNTNLEQQEKMGVALDKELLIAGFKESLMGKSQLEKAEIEELLKALDQQIQQKSAEAQKLESEKNLTEGQTYLAENAKVEGVVTTESGLQYQVITAAEGDKPKATDTVKVHYKGTLIDGTTFDSSYDRGEPIEFPLNRVIPGWTEGVQLMSVGSSYKFVIPSELAYGPTGSGPIPGNSTLIFEVELLDIVTPEETN, from the coding sequence ATGAAATTGATTTTAAAACCAACCTTAGCTGCTGTCGCTGTTTTAGCGGTAATGGGTTGTCAACCAAAAGAAGAAAAAGCAGTAGTTCTTGAAACCGAAGCACAAAAACAAGCTTACGGTTTAGGTTCATCTATTGGTTCTTACATGAATACCAACCTTGAACAACAAGAAAAAATGGGTGTCGCTTTAGATAAAGAGCTTTTAATTGCCGGTTTTAAAGAAAGCCTTATGGGCAAAAGCCAGCTAGAAAAAGCTGAAATCGAAGAATTATTAAAAGCACTTGATCAACAAATTCAGCAAAAAAGTGCGGAAGCGCAAAAACTAGAAAGCGAAAAGAATTTGACTGAAGGCCAAACTTACTTAGCCGAGAACGCCAAAGTTGAAGGCGTTGTGACCACTGAGTCAGGCCTACAATACCAAGTGATCACTGCCGCTGAAGGCGACAAGCCAAAAGCAACAGACACCGTTAAAGTTCATTATAAAGGGACTTTAATTGACGGAACCACTTTTGACAGTTCATACGATCGCGGTGAGCCAATTGAGTTTCCTCTTAACCGTGTGATTCCTGGCTGGACTGAAGGTGTACAATTAATGTCGGTAGGTTCTTCTTACAAGTTTGTTATTCCATCAGAGCTAGCATACGGTCCTACGGGTTCTGGCCCTATCCCTGGTAATTCAACTCTAATTTTTGAAGTTGAATTGTTAGACATCGTAACACCAGAAGAAACCAACTAA
- a CDS encoding SlyX family protein, producing MSNQYIEQLQNRIDNLEAKLAFQDDVIEQLNNEITIHQDQLSKLSEQMHLVVQRVKEMNTSQMAKPEEETPPPHY from the coding sequence ATGTCTAATCAATATATCGAACAATTGCAAAATCGGATAGACAACCTAGAAGCCAAGTTGGCTTTTCAAGATGATGTTATCGAGCAACTCAATAATGAAATCACTATTCATCAAGACCAATTGAGTAAATTATCTGAGCAGATGCACTTAGTTGTGCAGCGGGTAAAAGAAATGAATACCTCGCAAATGGCAAAGCCAGAAGAAGAGACGCCACCTCCTCATTACTAA
- a CDS encoding YheV family putative zinc ribbon protein has translation MKKRFIAGATCPKCGTQDTLALSKDLGIEKVTCVQCHMEMTQPEEQVETQVRQQEQVIGVFKP, from the coding sequence ATGAAAAAAAGATTTATCGCTGGTGCGACGTGCCCTAAATGTGGCACACAAGATACTTTAGCATTGTCTAAGGATTTAGGAATAGAAAAAGTCACCTGTGTGCAATGTCATATGGAAATGACCCAACCGGAAGAGCAGGTCGAAACCCAAGTACGCCAGCAAGAACAAGTCATTGGTGTATTTAAACCATAG
- a CDS encoding ATP-binding cassette domain-containing protein, translating to MILATDLSLDRGIKTLFKSSSFAIHPGQKVGLVGANGCGKSSLFAALLGQLQAESGSLEIPAGWSIATVKQETPALSKSALDYVIDGDIEFRQLESQLEQARTKNNGNLEAELLNQIDAIGGYSLPARAGELLHGLGFSQDQLCHSVSSFSGGWRMRLNLAQALISRADLMLLDEPTNHLDLDAVLWLQRWLKRFDGTLILISHDRDFLDDVINHILHIEHQKAKIYSGNYTSFERQRAEHLAQQDAMFAKQQREIKHLTSFVDRFRAKASKAKQAQSRLKRLEKMPDLMPAHVDSQFSFAFENPGYMPYPLLSLEQADCGYGQDIKILSEVKLNLVPGSRLGLLGRNGAGKSTLIKSLAGELALLSGTRFCAQELSIGYFSQHQLEQLRADETALNQILLAKPAFTELQARNHLGRFGFSGEQALNIISTMSGGEKARLVLALIVLEQPQLLLLDEPTNHLDLEMRQALVMALQEFEGAIILIAHDRYLLESCVDEYYIVGQGHVTPFSGDIDDYQKWLDDDKKASLNKDKVSSDKSDKVDKKELRRQQADLRKQAAPLRKQAQKLEQQVEKWQLQLSEIEEQLADPSTYDAKNKELLAKLMLDQGKIKPQLEQAEEQWMELEEQIEAMLSGD from the coding sequence TTGATCCTTGCAACCGACCTCAGCCTTGACCGAGGTATAAAAACACTCTTTAAATCATCATCTTTTGCCATTCATCCGGGGCAAAAAGTTGGCCTAGTCGGGGCTAATGGATGTGGTAAGTCTTCGTTATTTGCCGCTTTACTTGGGCAGTTACAAGCTGAGTCAGGTAGCTTAGAAATCCCTGCGGGTTGGTCCATTGCCACTGTAAAGCAAGAAACCCCAGCGTTATCTAAGTCGGCATTAGATTACGTAATAGACGGAGACATTGAGTTTCGTCAGCTTGAGTCTCAGCTTGAACAAGCTAGAACCAAGAATAATGGCAATCTTGAGGCAGAGCTGTTAAACCAAATCGATGCGATTGGTGGCTACAGCTTACCAGCGCGTGCTGGTGAACTTCTGCATGGTTTAGGATTTAGTCAAGACCAATTATGTCACAGTGTCAGCAGCTTTTCGGGTGGTTGGCGAATGCGCCTAAACCTTGCGCAAGCCTTGATAAGTCGAGCTGATTTGATGTTACTCGATGAGCCGACCAACCACTTAGACTTAGATGCGGTATTATGGTTACAGCGCTGGCTTAAACGATTTGACGGCACCTTAATTTTGATTTCGCATGACCGAGATTTTCTTGACGATGTGATCAATCATATCCTGCATATTGAGCATCAAAAAGCCAAAATATATAGCGGTAACTACACCAGTTTTGAACGTCAACGAGCTGAGCATTTAGCCCAGCAAGATGCGATGTTTGCCAAACAGCAACGTGAAATAAAACACCTCACGTCATTTGTCGATCGCTTTAGAGCCAAAGCGTCAAAAGCTAAACAGGCGCAATCACGATTAAAGCGATTGGAAAAAATGCCCGATTTAATGCCTGCGCATGTCGATAGCCAATTCAGTTTCGCCTTTGAAAACCCAGGCTATATGCCCTACCCTTTGTTGTCGCTTGAACAAGCTGACTGTGGTTACGGTCAAGACATTAAAATTTTATCTGAAGTGAAGCTTAACTTAGTTCCTGGCAGTCGACTTGGTTTATTAGGTCGAAATGGCGCAGGTAAATCGACGCTGATCAAAAGCCTTGCCGGTGAATTAGCCTTATTAAGCGGTACTCGATTTTGCGCGCAAGAATTGTCGATAGGGTATTTTTCTCAGCACCAACTCGAACAACTGCGAGCCGATGAAACCGCGCTAAACCAAATCTTGTTAGCCAAGCCTGCGTTTACCGAATTACAGGCCAGAAATCATTTAGGCCGCTTTGGTTTTAGTGGTGAACAAGCGTTGAACATTATTAGCACTATGTCGGGTGGCGAAAAAGCACGTTTGGTGTTGGCACTCATTGTGTTAGAACAACCACAATTACTGTTACTGGATGAACCCACCAACCACTTAGATCTTGAAATGCGCCAAGCTTTAGTGATGGCACTACAAGAATTTGAAGGCGCGATTATTCTAATTGCTCACGATCGTTACTTACTCGAATCTTGTGTCGATGAATATTACATTGTTGGTCAAGGCCATGTCACACCGTTTTCCGGCGATATTGATGACTATCAAAAATGGCTCGATGACGATAAAAAAGCCAGTTTAAATAAAGACAAAGTAAGCTCGGATAAAAGCGATAAAGTCGATAAAAAAGAGTTAAGACGTCAACAAGCCGACTTACGTAAACAAGCAGCGCCACTTAGAAAGCAAGCGCAAAAGCTCGAACAACAAGTGGAAAAATGGCAATTACAATTATCCGAAATCGAAGAGCAATTGGCCGACCCAAGCACCTATGATGCAAAAAACAAAGAATTGCTAGCCAAGTTAATGCTTGATCAGGGCAAAATAAAACCTCAGCTTGAGCAAGCGGAAGAGCAGTGGATGGAGCTAGAAGAGCAAATTGAAGCTATGCTAAGTGGCGATTAA